The genomic segment CCACGCACACTCGACACATCCTCGTCACTCTCCTCCAATGTGCatgacaaagcatgttcgataatatgattaaatgttaacgtcatttacatgagtattaGTACTTGCTTTAACAATGACCTATTTAGTTACCAAAATTGATACAACCATAAAGCTAGCATTAAAGAGATAGTCTTCCATGAACAcaataatagggaaaagtaatgcAATGTCATCCTGGTTGTTTAACCTAAATTAACTACCAACAGTATGGTTAGTTGTATTGTTTTGGATAAGGATGACTTCTAGTTCTTTGACAAATTTTCCTTATTACGAATTGCCACTAACAAGGCACGAACCACAAACCCCATTTAACATCAAATCTTGTCTTACCATTAAATctcaatattttattaataataatctaacttttgtaCTACTACTCCTCACCCAAAACTTTAGTCTAAAAATTATGCAATAGTtaaagaataaaacaaaaataaatggcCGGACAGTAAAAGTGAGTGAttagaataaagaaaaaaaataaatttgtaaataaaatagaaaaataaaaatgaattcatTGTCAAAAAAAAAGATGTCGTGCGAAGGGGAATCACTAAGATTGGTACTAGCCAGACCCCCTAATTTTTATTAACTCGCCTATGCTAGGTATAGTCAGACCCCCCAACATCTAAGGTCAAACCCCAAACCTCTTAACCAGTCCATCACCAATTCAAGTGATGAAACACAAAAGGAAGAGAAGGCTTCATATTATGACATTGTTTCAATATTATGACATTATGTTGTTAGCACAATATCCAATCACGTATGCAAGTAGTTTGGAAGATTATAAACTAGTTAGTTTAATAGTATTAATTAAAACATTGAATGTTTCAATCTATACTTCTACATAGTAGGGTTGAATTATTTTCTAGAATCAAAATTATAAACTTTTACTACtatctttcatttttttaatagctATACTTTTCTAAAAAAGCTCTCATATAAAATGATAGGTATAGCTAATAAAAAAAGGAGTAATATTGCTTGCAATTCAGAGCAAATGTCTTATTTTGAATTTGCTTAAATATTGAGGTAAGAAGGGATCCACATAAAAAGATATCTACATCTACAAATTTAGGAAGAGACCACAATAAAAAGGTATTCACATGTATAAAATAAAGAGCAGAGCACCATAAAAAGACATCCACATATACAAATTAAGGAATGACCACAACAATAAGGTGtgcaaatattttaaatatcattatctagaatagaaatgagacaattacACTAAACTGACTTAAAAAAGAAATAACGCATTTCCTCTGAATTTAATTGGAGGGACTATatgttaataaaaataaaaatagatgtTTAGgatcacaatatatatatatatatatatatatatatatatatatatatatatatatatatatatatatatatatatatataattggtaTGATGACACTATTACaatatcacaaaaataatgATATGATACACTACTATATGCTAATTAACACCCAGTGATCTCTTATATAAAGCATTAGAATTGAGGGACAATGATGAAATATAAATTAGTTTGTCTTTATTTTCCATTATATCAAAGTCAATGGCGTTGACTTTTATAAGGGCGTTAACTTTACTATCAGCACTTTGTAGTATTCAAGCTTCAGCTGGAGAGGAAGAAGTAATCAGCCAGGAATTTGCAATTACTTTGGATCATTCCAACTTCACTCAAACTGTTGccaaacaagatttcatttttgtcaatttttatgcTCCAGGGTATGCGCCTATTCTTTACTCTTTTAAATACGGTATTATTCGTAAAAACAAACTTGTGTCTTATGATAATATGAATATGGGAGATTTTGGGTACGTGCAACATtctcaaatttaattatataggGTCCTAAAAATATAGAGCCTCAAAAATTGGATCATGCATAACATATTTCGAGTATATTTATAAGATACAGAACATTGATAAAATTAgattttgatataaaaaaattggAGTCTAACATATAAAGGTGGTGTTTGGTTTATGGCTTTTGACTTAgctttttagttggcttttgACTTTTGGCTTATTGATTGCTCAAACAGTCAAAAAAAAGTGTTCGGtaaatggtttttaaagctGCTGAAAAACTggtttttaagccaaaataaaaaagctttttcagctagcttttttggttgacttttggcttGCTGGCCcatattttttctaataaacagcTAACAGTCAGTACTCAAATTACCAGACAACTCCACAAACAGTTGACTTTTTCAGCTagtttaaaagccaacaaaacaaCCAACATTTCTAACTAATCAAACAAGCTAGCTAAAAAAGCCGACCgccaacaaccaacaaccaatTATCAAACACCCAAAAAACGCACACTGTCATcaaaattattgtgttattttTGCTATGTCcttatatagaatatatattacatatttcCACATCAATCTAATAAAGCAAACAAACTCTAATTGGAAATACTTGTTATACTTTTTGTTTTTACATTATTTGATGTACTATTATGatatttaatatcttttattagACGTGATTAAAAATTGTAAGAAGttgatattataaatatatgcattgagatgataaaaaaaaattctatttaaatattttttttatgtgtaaataataaaaagtaaaacaatatgattgatgaataataattaCTATGAAAAAATAGCAACTAATTCCAAGCAGAGATATTATAATTTAGAAGGCTTTAACAATAACTTTTATCATTTACACATTGTAAAAGTGTCTATTTGTCATCCACATGTGAGTTGTCTCGCATCAGAAAAAAAGATGATCAATATAcatcacttataaattataGGAGTAAGTCCGGCTACTactaattgattttaatatagTGAACATCATTTGTAATTGTATGTGGATTATCCCTTCTCCTTCTTATTTGCATTGTTCAGGcctattttctaaattttattatCACATATCATATTTAAATGAATTTCCTAAAGATCCATTGATACATATATCAAGCATAAGCGCTTCTTTGTGATAGATTATACTTATTAATTGGTTTTTGgaaaagtcaaattcaatttTCATGTAGCGTGAACTTAGCTTGATGCAATTAATACTTCAATGAAAGATCTATATCTTAATAttagaattaaatatataaattattataaattatttttttggaagTACTTAATAAGAAATTATTATTCGTAAATGCATTGCACAAGTTATCTTTATAACTTATTTCTCcatatttttgtataaaaaaaaaaacgtaaatATACACTTTTTGCTTATCAAAtctctttattatttattggtcttAGGTGTGGGTTTTGCAAATCTCTTGCTCCGGAGGTAACATTCTTTACTATATCTTTATTATGAGTTAGGACTATTAGTCACATTCAAATTATAATCCATTATTATAGCAAATTTTCACTAATAAGAGTgcattatattgaaaaaaaaccCGCATTTTACAAATTGTAAAGTAAacattgaaataaatttattagtaaACAACTATCgataatatttatatacttctataaaatgaacaatataataacaatgatataATAATTAAGAATTTGTTTACATtttataaatgtaaatttgtaatCATGAAAGTTTTGGCTCATGTAAGTGTAAGCGTTTGGTTTTGTTGAGTTGTTTAGGGCAATGAGTAAATAGAAAACACCAACTTTCATATTTGAAATGCTGATTTAAGATGATATTATTACGAGACAATTATAAATTAGACTATCTAAAGtaattaaaacaacttttatatatactataaatacttatttttagttttttgatatttttatgtcAATTTGAATGTTTAAAATTGACAACatagaaaattaaaacacaaactttaattataaaaaagtgaTATTTAAAATCTATCTCGCCATGAGTAGAGTTGTTCGTAAGAGTTTGTTAAGTTAGAGAGAATTggagaaacaaaaataaaccttTTGAGGCTCGTTTGTTATTGTAttttgttttcagttttcaacttttttctacaaaactaaaaattaaaattaaaatatcagaaaaaacagtttttattttttagttgatagtTTTTAAAATCATCATGTTCAGTGTTTCAatatatatgactattttttaattcattatagaatatatatatatatatatatatatatatatatatatatatatatatatatatatatatatatatatatatatatatatatatatatatatatatatatatatatatatatatatatgatatggctttaaaaatcaaaaatagaaaacCACTTTAATAGTACACGGGCATTAGTTTTATTATGATATTTAtgaattaaaagttaatttatACATTTTTCTAAGAACTTTAATGTGCATAATGGCATTTAgtgaattttttgaaaattaataacaacatGCATATCTAGTGGATACGATAACACTTTAATAGAAATTGTGAAAGTATTTTCATTGAAGTGTAACTAAAAAAATCCACTACTTTCATTGTTTCAGTTTATACGTAACATTTTAATCGAAATTGTGAaaacttttttcattaaattgttactaaaaaattaaaacactcATCATTTTATAATAATGTGTGACAGTATGAGAAGGCAGCTTCTATTTTGGAAAAGCATGATCCTCCAATAACCCTAGCAAAATACGATGCTTTCGAACCAGCAAATAAGGATGAcgtaagaaatataaaaataagagGTTTTCCAACacttaaaataataagaaatggAGGTAAAATAGTTGAAGACGAATATGAAGGACCTCGAAAAGCTGAAGCAATTGTTGAATATGTAATCAAACAATTTGGACCTGCGTCTGTTGAGATTAAATCTGCTCATCATGCTGCTACTCTTATTCATCCTAACAACACTTTCATTGTTAGTGTCTTCTGcttttatgaaaaattacatGAAACAATCTAATGTATATcactttttgcaaaaaactacttaatttatttcttttgcaAAAACCTATCTTATATGACTCAAccctttgcaaaaaactacctccAATTGATGGTCAACTAATAAAGGATCTCATTAAGttgtagtgttttgcaaaggtTTAGGTGAAgtgtaaggtagttttttgcaaataaataaataaggtttttttttttttgaaaaaggtgatatatattatgtaatttcttgtgatttttcctttttattattaCACTATGTTTAATTTGGATAATAATTttagagagaaagaaaaaaatggaaGGAGAAGGTGGAAGGAAAAGAATGTTAAACGATATAAGATATtatggggcttcaaccatcactttaaacttttagttgataTTCGAACCTGTGACCACTTGTCACGCTGACTCTAAtatcatgtcaaggaaccaattcaatgCAATCAAAGGCTTAAGCCGATGGTAAAAGACAAAGcctcataatatattatatactctaacaaaggtagagaagaaaaaaaaaactcttttttgtttaaaagaaagaaaagagaaaggAAAGAAGATGAGAATTTGCCCTTCAGTTATCTTTTCTACTTTGGAGAGATTGAGACATTAAAAGAACTTATTCATTTAATCCCTTCAATTTCCTCTCCTATATTATTAACCAAATAAGAgatttagtttttataatttttaaatgtgtataagTTAACatataaaagaataaaataatatattgaattgtataaaaagtcaaataaaacaagtataatggaactgagaaaatagagaaaaagaaaataatagatTAGAATTTTCccctaccaaaaaaaaaaagcttagagTTTTCCGTCACACTCAATTAATTCTTTCCCACTATATTTGGCTAGAAAATATCAGGCCTAATTATTAAAGTACCATAATTGTTATCACCTTAAATAATTtagtaattttcaaaaatatcttATGCCTTCAAAAAATAAGTCGATTCCAACCAAAATAAGTTTGAATCAATTCAATAATATACTTATAGAAGAAAAATAACATGAAGTTAGTAAAAAATAGGTTTAATTTAGCTAAATTGGCCcatttttttcccttttctttaaatttcttttattatttgaaaAGAATTTGAATATTTACTTTTCTTTGGTAAAAATTATACTTATATTTTACATGGTTGGATTTCTGAAACAATGTAGGTAGGAGTTTTCCCAGAATTTAAAGGGGAGGAATATGAAAACTTTACCAAGTTGGCTGAAAAATTGCGAAACGATTACGACTTTGGTCACACGTTGGATGCTAAGTTCCTTCCAAGAGGTGATTTTTTAGTCAAAGGACCCTTCATTAGATTGCTTAAGCCATTTGATGAAttatttcttgattttcagGTAATTGTGGGACCTTTTATTTCATCcgtattttatcaattttattcatgtctttctatattttttgctacatttatttttttagactCTTGCATACCAATTAATTTTTGTATAGATTTAGTCCATATGAAATATTATAGGCCTTTCGTGTATTCCTTTAATTTGTATTCTACTTTAATAAGTTGATTTGactatttaaatattataatacgATGTAAGTCTATTCAAGACTTTTAAGCTCACATACTCTTATATATTCAAAATTTCTCGTTATCTTATTAGCTCAAATTTCCATATAAAGTATTCTCTCTGTTACAAAAAAGTGCAACCATTTTAAATTTTCTCTTTATCTATTTCAATTTAACTATTAAACTCTATGAAACTAGTACTATTTAAAGACAGtgttatttagtatatttaatGTTCTTTACTTCTCATCAAAGTTTTTCTATGCATAACCTtttcaaaatacaaatataaaagaGTAATTAATTTTGATCAATTGAAAGGAATTTTCTATAATTAAAAGGAGTAAAGAGAAAATTAAGGAATTATGTTCATTTATAGTTTTGAACTTTTTAATAGGATGAAGGGATTAGATTTTTACATTTATACTATAGCGGATACAAAAGTGATCCTTACACGACTAATACtatatttgaataataattttgaaaaaaaagggAGATAAGGAGAAAAAAGGAAAGGCTAAAGAAGGAAAGAGAAATAAAAGGGAAATAGCTTTTGTTGGTATAAGAGGGaatgaaagagaaagaaaaaaatgactttttccttcaaatctttttaattttgaagAGATTGGAACTTTAATAAGAAGTGTCGACCAAATCCTTCCAATTTCTCTCCCCTTAAAATCCCTTCTTTTATATTTtgctattcaaataaaaaaattttcttcctCTAAATCTCTTCCCTTTCTTTCTCTTAATTTCTTTTCATCCAAACACATCctaaaaaaaaatgatgcatAACATCATTTTCTTGatagaaaatattaattataattttcataatgtagcaaattcaagTAAAAGcgcatattaattaataaagcaCAATTACCCAAACAAAAGCAGCatagttaaataataataactaaataCAGATTGGGTGCACAGAATTTTGATTTAGGTGCCATGGAAAAGTTTATCGAAGAAGAGGGTGCACCTTCAGTCATCATATACGACACACAACCTGGCAATCCTTACATTACTAAATTCTTTTCAAATGAAGACAAAAAGACCAAGGTAAGTAATGCCTATTCAaaatccatttttatttttttgttttcataattttagtatattatattaagagataattttattttaggaatGCGCACAATCCTAACTCACTATCAAAGGTATTTATGTCGGTCAAACAGATTAAATTGGGTCAAGTTTGCATTtggattatatataaatatgtcaCAATCCTGACCCGAGTTATAACACACCATGTCAACATGATTTCAATCCACTTAACTCATTCATTATATTTAAATAGACAAACTTAAGACAATTATTTGACCTATTTGTTTAATTAGgctttaattttttaaacttttaattaacagttatttattttgtatttacaatgaaaaataaaaagtattaaatgaattaagttcAAGTTATACAGATTGATTTGACTCAAAATTAACTCATGTATTcgtttcaattttaaaattttaaccttaatcttatctattttacaaacaaatcaaatcCGATCGTATCGTATCATTTACTCAATCGAAATCCATATTTTAAGTTAGACTCAAATCAGATAGCATGTCCATTAACTTTTGCTAGACCTAGATGTATCTTTTTATCAAACTTAATTTATTGGTCGACAATTATGCATTTTCTAAATCAAAGctacatttcaaaaaaaaaaaaaaaaaaaagaatttgatATACAAATTAACATTTTGTGTTGTGACAGGTCACAATGATTTTGAACTTCACTAACGAGAATGCTGCAATACTGATGTCCAAATTTAATGATATTGCTTATCTACTTAAAGGTGGCAAAACAAGCTTCTTACTTGGTGATCTTGAGCCAAGCCAAAGAATTCTTAAGGTTAACCAATGATctcaatttttttatcattatacAACATATATATAGAGAAACAAACAAATTATATAGGCCTATCTCATGATGAAAcgattttttttagattattttcatcCTAAAATTGTGATCTAgtttaattaaataatcaatgGTGGTGTCAGATCAAAAGGTCGGTCTATAATAGGCCAAACCCTAAAAGTTAGTTGAgtgattatataaaaaaatattttgtctaATTTATACTCACTCGGTTTTTATTGATGCTCCGATAATGAATATTCAcgaaatgaaaaaaatagaattttttaaataatagatttattattttattaaataattaattcataaagaaaaattggagattataagcattaaaaaatattaaaataaaattagtgagaaaaacatgaaaatcatagtcattaaataaatgttttataaagttaatggaaaacatgtaggaacaataaaaaaaaatatataaatgttaaaatgaagttaatggATGATATATGGGGATCATAAGTattaataaaatcttaaaattaggTTAAATATGATTAATCATGTCCAAAatatatgatataaatagaaagattttctAAGGATTAACAAAAAAAGTACCTAAAATGACAAGAGAATATTATGAAGGACAAAGAGAGTAATAGATAGACGTTACTAGCTTAGTAGTTATGAGTATAGTTTTGTAAGTAGAGAATGAAAATTTAAATGTTTGCCCCCTACTTTGTGTGTATAGTTAATGAGGTTATTTGATTCTTTTTGTTGGTTTATTTAACCGGTAAAAAGTGTTAACTTTTTCGTTGACTTTTAAGTTAATTGGACAAGTCAATCTAAAAGCCATTTACAAAACAATCTTGACCCATGATTTGTCGGGAAAGAGTGATACCTCATATTGagtttaaaaatgattgataACTACATATTTTATAAGGTGAATTGTTTTTTCAAGTGAGCCAATTTGCTAACCATTATATTAAGTGTGATTAATAGAGACCAATCTTAAGATGCGTGATCTCTTGGAAAGTTTTTTTAGGTGCACAAGAGTGAGACCAAATTGTATCAGAAAGACTAGTATTGATCTGTAGAGCCAATCAATAGTCTCTATAAATGATCACCGTACCGGCGGTCCAAGAGGCCAcaatgttgaaaaaaataatagacttgggattatataaattaaaaggcATAATATATCTTTGATAAGAAGaaagtatttaattattttatatttagatACATTAATTAATCGATCTAATAAGTTGTCTTCTAAATTGAATGATATAATAAATGGTTATGAAAACAGTTTTATAAGCTCGACAAATCCTTAGTTCCTCTCATCTACATACAAAAGAATGGTGCTCAAAAATATGTTAAAGCAAATGTGGGACCAGATGAAGTTGTGCCTTGGTTCAAGAAATTCTtggtaatttttctttataatttttgtaaagatatCTTATGTCATTTTTCTCATTCTAAcgatatttaatttttgtagGATGGAAAAATAGAGGAATACATAAGATCACAACCTATTCCTCTAGAAGATAACGAACCTGTAAAGATGGTAGTCCATAGAAACTTCCATGACATGGTATATAACTCTAGAAAAGAAGGTACATATCTATGATCTACTTTTTTTTCTTGGAAAAtgctaatataaaattttagttttttagacTTGATTATGATTTGAATATAATATAAGTAAAAAATTGTTTCAATTTATTAATCTCAATGTTCTATATTGttattctcatttactttttttagatTCAAATATAAACTTAAAAGACAAATAATGACtttaattgtaaattttaaacattcataaaaagttgatatttgaaaattatatattgagAAGAATTTATTAACATCCTACATgaatacatttttttatatagattaAAGAGAATTCATAGtcaaccttaaaaaaaaaaaaagaattcatagTCAAAAATTAGCTCTAAAagcaaatatatattgagaatgagaacaacaacaacaaaaaaaaaaaaaaaaaaaaaaaaaaaaaaagaatgcaTGAACTCAAGTAAAATGATGAAAAAGGAATTTGGAAAATGACTTTTAAACTAGTTAAAAATATTGCTTTATAGTCAAAATCAAGAATCTATTAGCAATAGCTTTTGTATTGACTTTTTGTTTTTTactactttttctctaataaacggCCAACAACCAACAATTACTTATTACGGAACACCTCTTTAATAGCTGACATAAACAAATAGCTTATCAGCCAATACTTTTAACTAGGCAAACTAATAAACAACTGCAACTAATAACTATTCGCAAAACAAGCCCAAAGTGAAGCATAAAATATCCTTGGAGAAATTAATTCTGAAGAAACTCAATGGTTAGTGTATAATTTTGAATAAAACTATTCAAAACTTAGTGTAGATGAGACACTCTATAAAAAGTCCATGAGCTTATTAAGCAAAGTTGTAAAAAGGACAATAGATCCAAGAGTTGAATGCTTGCTTGAACCCAAGCCCGCTTGTTCAAGCACACATTGGTGCTTGTTTTAGCAATTTAGGTTTGTGAGAGGCATAAACTTTTGGAACTTAATTCAGGTAGTATGCTCGTTCGAGCGTGGGTTCACTCGTTCGAGCACAATTAGACATGCGTGTTTGTGTGCGACGCTATTATTGTGTATATCTTAGGATCGTATATCTCTATAAAAAATACATgtaatttacattaaaaactcataaatttatTCTGCCTAGTTATCTCATACTCATGTCATAAATAAGAAACATGGAATATTTCTAATTTCATCATCTGTAAAAACAATTACATTCTAGTATAAGGAgtgtaattaaattaattgtattGCTTTTATCATTTTCTTGTAAAGTAGTGGAAGAAATTACACAAAAGGAAAGTCAATAATGCTTTCAATGAGTCAAGTTTTCTATTGCCTTAAGTGATATAAACCTATCTTTAATCACATCAAAGAATTTCGGTTTGTGTATTGATTATGTTTGTTTAGTTTGTTTGTCAAATTCAACGATGGCTACTGGTGTTTCTTGGTAACCAAAAGTCAGTTAAAGCACCTCATTAAAATCTCAAGTGCTAATGATTTAATTCTCAGTTGAATTTGagaaaaacacaaaatttctaaagactaattaaattgaaaatgcaAGAATGAAATCAACAAATGAAATGGCATATAAGGTTTATCGATATTCACCCAGTGTTAGATACGTCCTCCCTAATATAGATTACTAGTAATTGATCTGAATTGAAGCTTTCTTGCATGTCTTAATGTATTACTATGAAAGGGATTCAAAGATttagagaaaagaaaatgaGGGTTCCTGAGATTACAATTAAGACAAAATAAGCTAAGGGATTAGAATATATCTAAATTTATGTATTAGACATTTATATAACTATGAACTGAAATCATGTAATATAGCAAGCTTTAAAACGAACAAACACTCTAAGCTGAGTTGACTTTATAGTCATAGCGAGAAAAGCTGACTCGACTTTTGTTGCTAAAATTAATTGAGGTAGAAGAAGAAATCGACTCAACTTTGGCGATTTGGTTTAAACCTCAATATTTTTCTACTTCACTCAATT from the Amaranthus tricolor cultivar Red isolate AtriRed21 chromosome 12, ASM2621246v1, whole genome shotgun sequence genome contains:
- the LOC130828551 gene encoding protein disulfide-isomerase-like; this encodes MALTFIRALTLLSALCSIQASAGEEEVISQEFAITLDHSNFTQTVAKQDFIFVNFYAPGCGFCKSLAPEYEKAASILEKHDPPITLAKYDAFEPANKDDVRNIKIRGFPTLKIIRNGGKIVEDEYEGPRKAEAIVEYVIKQFGPASVEIKSAHHAATLIHPNNTFIVGVFPEFKGEEYENFTKLAEKLRNDYDFGHTLDAKFLPRGDFLVKGPFIRLLKPFDELFLDFQNFDLGAMEKFIEEEGAPSVIIYDTQPGNPYITKFFSNEDKKTKVTMILNFTNENAAILMSKFNDIAYLLKGGKTSFLLGDLEPSQRILKFYKLDKSLVPLIYIQKNGAQKYVKANVGPDEVVPWFKKFLDGKIEEYIRSQPIPLEDNEPVKMVVHRNFHDMVYNSRKEVLLEFYAPWCGHCKKLAPILNEVALSYLKDPNVLIAKFDATANDIPSSIFKVNSYPTMYYISSKKEMKEIIKYTGERTKKNIINFIEKHKFDKKIKNQSDNGSMSTSEIDSFRDEL